The Acidicapsa acidisoli genome window below encodes:
- a CDS encoding flagellar FlbD family protein: protein MIEVTRLNGMHMTLNSDLIKIAEASPDTMLTLIHGEKLIIRESCAEIVEKVLAYRASLLAAVATRMKAPADLHRVVAMASLTLESSAQEL, encoded by the coding sequence ATGATCGAAGTAACGCGCCTCAATGGTATGCACATGACATTGAACAGCGATCTGATCAAGATCGCCGAGGCTTCCCCCGACACCATGCTGACTCTGATTCATGGGGAAAAGCTCATCATTCGCGAGAGTTGCGCGGAGATTGTCGAGAAGGTGCTCGCATATCGCGCATCGCTGCTCGCAGCCGTGGCAACGCGCATGAAAGCACCGGCCGACTTGCATCGGGTCGTGGCGATGGCGAGCCTCACCCTCGAATCTAGCGCACAAGAACTTTGA
- a CDS encoding flagellar motor protein has translation MDKASFGGVLLAIVGIIAGLLLEGGNLGQIFQPTAAMIVFGGTLGAVLLQFPLKTVLDAFRRLAHVFFHPQDQNLQLIETLVAFANKARRSGVVSLDGDLEKIEEPFLRQALTLAVDGTEPAELRKIMLLSMDSRAEGEDRIPAVFESAGGFSPTVGILGAVLGLIQVMQHLDKIEEVGKGIAVAFVATIYGVAAANLFFLPAAGKLRIRVRDEHQRREMMLEGVISILEGTNPRMLEVKLSGFLEEREQETREQAA, from the coding sequence ATGGATAAAGCAAGTTTCGGCGGAGTCTTGCTCGCGATAGTGGGAATCATCGCGGGGCTGTTGCTGGAGGGCGGCAACCTCGGGCAGATCTTCCAGCCCACGGCGGCGATGATCGTCTTTGGCGGGACGCTGGGTGCGGTTCTGCTGCAATTTCCCCTGAAGACCGTCCTCGATGCCTTCCGCAGGCTGGCTCATGTCTTCTTTCATCCCCAGGATCAAAACCTGCAGCTCATAGAAACGCTGGTGGCCTTTGCCAATAAGGCCCGGCGCTCGGGAGTCGTCTCGCTCGACGGCGATCTCGAAAAAATCGAAGAGCCATTTCTGCGCCAGGCACTCACGCTCGCCGTCGATGGCACGGAACCCGCGGAACTGCGCAAGATTATGCTGCTGAGCATGGACTCTCGCGCCGAGGGCGAGGATCGCATTCCGGCAGTCTTCGAGTCCGCAGGAGGCTTTTCTCCAACCGTCGGTATTCTGGGTGCAGTGCTCGGGCTGATTCAGGTGATGCAGCATCTGGACAAGATCGAAGAAGTCGGCAAAGGAATCGCCGTCGCCTTCGTAGCCACCATTTACGGAGTCGCCGCAGCCAATCTCTTTTTTCTTCCCGCAGCCGGCAAACTGCGCATCCGCGTTCGCGACGAGCATCAGCGCCGGGAGATGATGCTGGAAGGCGTCATCTCCATCCTCGAAGGCACCAATCCACGCATGCTAGAGGTGAAGCTGAGCGGCTTCCTCGAAGAACGCGAGCAGGAGACGCGGGAGCAAGCCGCATGA
- a CDS encoding flagellar motor protein MotB, producing the protein MRRRERRQSHVNHERWLVSYADFITLLFAFFVVLYASSKADQKKQQQVAQAIDSAFHALALFPDATRNRVDLKNVSAISREQGSPANIVMSEDALRPAQVKEDLASIQKQLEKMLSSQIADHTVSIQMGKDGLVISLREAGFFNSGSATPHPGTTPVLRAIAGVLGKTTYDIRVEGHTDNVPIHNEEFDSNWELSSARATRIARIFVDTRNIPPERLSAAGYAEYHPVATNDTTAGRAENRRVDLVIMPQTRVNLAAPDGDASKAAWRKITD; encoded by the coding sequence ATGAGGCGGCGCGAACGGCGTCAGAGCCACGTCAATCACGAGCGTTGGCTGGTCTCCTACGCGGACTTCATTACGCTGCTCTTTGCGTTCTTCGTGGTCTTGTACGCCTCTTCAAAGGCGGACCAGAAGAAGCAGCAACAGGTGGCGCAGGCAATTGACTCGGCCTTTCACGCGCTTGCGCTGTTTCCAGACGCCACGCGCAATCGCGTGGACCTGAAAAACGTCTCGGCTATCAGCCGCGAGCAGGGCTCTCCCGCGAACATCGTCATGAGCGAGGATGCGCTGCGCCCCGCGCAGGTCAAGGAAGATCTTGCCAGCATTCAGAAGCAGTTGGAAAAGATGCTCTCCAGCCAGATCGCCGACCACACGGTCTCCATCCAGATGGGTAAAGATGGCCTCGTCATCAGCCTGCGCGAAGCCGGATTCTTCAACTCAGGTTCCGCAACACCTCATCCTGGGACAACACCTGTGTTGCGTGCAATCGCAGGCGTATTGGGCAAGACTACTTATGACATTCGCGTCGAGGGTCACACGGACAATGTGCCGATTCATAACGAGGAGTTCGATTCCAACTGGGAACTCTCTTCGGCCCGCGCCACGCGCATCGCGCGCATCTTCGTCGACACCCGCAACATTCCGCCCGAACGCCTCTCCGCAGCCGGGTACGCGGAATATCACCCGGTCGCAACCAACGACACCACCGCTGGCCGAGCCGAAAACCGCCGCGTCGATCTCGTCATCATGCCTCAGACACGCGTGAATCTGGCCGCGCCCGATGGCGACGCCTCAAAAGCCGCATGGCGCAAGATCACGGATTAA
- a CDS encoding tetratricopeptide repeat protein, translating into MATPSELEPSHGDKHAQQALDLLAAGNPSAAAEAFRAAIAADPGHIEAHHGLIRALRDAEQFEAAVAAALALTVLTPQDPLAHTSLSIALQKAGHVPEAEAAAARARILEWKQQLAAPPESDPARAHNPFA; encoded by the coding sequence GTGGCCACGCCCTCAGAACTCGAGCCATCCCACGGCGACAAACATGCGCAGCAGGCACTCGACCTGCTCGCTGCCGGAAACCCCTCAGCCGCAGCCGAGGCCTTCCGCGCTGCCATCGCCGCCGATCCCGGCCACATTGAGGCGCATCACGGCCTGATTCGCGCCCTGCGAGACGCGGAGCAATTCGAGGCCGCCGTTGCAGCTGCGCTCGCGTTAACCGTTCTAACCCCGCAAGACCCGCTGGCGCACACCAGCCTGTCTATCGCGTTGCAAAAGGCCGGCCATGTTCCGGAAGCAGAAGCCGCGGCAGCGCGGGCGCGGATTCTCGAATGGAAGCAGCAGCTCGCCGCGCCGCCAGAGTCAGACCCCGCGCGAGCGCACAATCCATTCGCGTAA
- a CDS encoding metallophosphoesterase family protein, whose amino-acid sequence MASPEKKSKHHPTPKPGDGGSTDPVSPPSSTGGSGGGTTPPASGQPVFGQPTPSPDPTTFKDPVTDSSEPDVAGVQPVPQPATTDAEPILTLAQVYGSQGATITQTIQAAGQIVFHSVGDTGSVKGPGTQSLVADKMVSDFTEANAADVPSFYYHLGDVVYYFGEAAYYYDQFFEPYRNYPVPILGIAGNHDGIVYPGDPAPTLAAYLANFCAATPGPSPNAGDLDRTTMIQPGVYYTFDAPFVRILGLYSNVLEDPGVISDQNGTYPTLDQCQITFLTTALNRVKSENYTGALIIATHHPAFTGGSEHGGSPLMLQDIDKACTAAGVWPHAVLSGHSHNYQRYTRTVNGYQIPYIVAGCGGHSPLSKMRATIRTPFQIDSTLTLESYDDTDYGYLRIVVNAQTMTIEFHPESDGGTTKTPDDDVTINLAARTIS is encoded by the coding sequence ATGGCCTCGCCCGAAAAAAAATCCAAGCATCATCCCACCCCAAAGCCCGGCGACGGCGGTTCGACTGACCCCGTCTCGCCGCCCAGCAGTACCGGCGGTTCCGGAGGCGGGACGACGCCGCCAGCCAGCGGCCAACCTGTTTTCGGTCAGCCAACTCCCTCCCCGGATCCAACCACGTTCAAAGATCCGGTGACAGATTCGAGCGAGCCGGATGTCGCCGGAGTCCAGCCGGTGCCGCAGCCCGCAACGACCGATGCCGAACCGATCCTGACCCTGGCGCAGGTCTACGGAAGTCAGGGCGCCACCATCACGCAGACCATCCAGGCAGCCGGCCAGATCGTCTTTCACAGCGTCGGCGACACCGGCAGCGTCAAGGGACCCGGCACGCAGTCCCTCGTAGCCGACAAGATGGTTTCCGACTTCACTGAAGCGAACGCCGCCGACGTCCCGTCCTTCTACTACCACCTCGGCGACGTGGTCTACTACTTCGGCGAGGCTGCGTACTACTACGACCAGTTCTTCGAGCCCTACCGAAACTACCCCGTCCCGATTCTGGGCATCGCGGGCAATCATGACGGAATCGTCTATCCCGGCGATCCCGCCCCAACGCTTGCCGCATATCTGGCCAACTTCTGCGCCGCGACGCCCGGCCCTTCGCCCAATGCGGGCGACCTCGACCGGACGACGATGATTCAACCAGGCGTCTACTACACCTTCGACGCCCCCTTTGTACGGATCCTCGGCCTCTACAGCAACGTCCTCGAAGATCCCGGCGTAATCTCCGACCAGAACGGAACCTATCCAACCCTCGACCAGTGCCAGATCACCTTCCTCACCACCGCGCTCAACCGCGTCAAGAGCGAAAACTACACCGGGGCGCTCATCATCGCCACGCATCACCCCGCCTTTACCGGCGGCTCCGAGCACGGCGGCAGCCCGCTCATGCTTCAGGACATCGACAAAGCCTGCACCGCGGCCGGAGTGTGGCCGCACGCCGTGCTCTCAGGTCACTCCCACAACTACCAGCGGTACACCCGCACCGTGAACGGATACCAGATTCCCTACATTGTCGCCGGTTGCGGCGGCCATTCGCCCCTCAGCAAGATGCGCGCAACCATCCGCACCCCTTTCCAGATCGACAGCACACTCACGCTGGAAAGCTACGACGACACCGACTACGGTTATCTGCGCATCGTAGTGAACGCGCAGACGATGACCATCGAATTCCACCCCGAATCCGACGGCGGCACCACCAAGACCCCCGACGACGACGTAACCATCAACCTGGCAGCCCGCACCATCAGCTAG
- a CDS encoding M48 family peptidase: MAEDVVSIFEQEYRALRPRAPMPPFHIRFRRFVSLNTTIRLREGSLHVSLSDLLEGAPESVLRAIAHILIAKIYKKPISAAHNHRYKRFQYSETVARQTEQIRYARGTKRFTGPEGRYYNLDEVFDSLNERFFHGLLGRPQLTWSEHHAKRLLGHYDAAHNTIVVSRVFDRPSSPRYAIEYLLYHEMLHLKHPVSVRGTRRCVHSAAFKADERMFPQLDVALAFLKRL; encoded by the coding sequence GTGGCTGAGGACGTCGTTTCCATCTTTGAGCAGGAGTATCGGGCGCTGCGACCGCGCGCGCCAATGCCCCCATTCCATATCCGCTTCCGGCGATTCGTTTCTCTGAACACGACCATCCGGCTGCGCGAGGGCTCGCTCCACGTCAGCCTCTCCGATCTCCTCGAGGGCGCACCGGAATCCGTCCTGCGAGCCATCGCGCACATTCTGATCGCCAAAATCTACAAAAAGCCCATCAGCGCCGCGCACAACCACCGCTACAAGCGCTTCCAGTACAGCGAAACCGTCGCACGCCAGACGGAGCAGATTCGCTACGCGCGTGGCACTAAACGCTTCACCGGCCCCGAGGGCCGTTACTACAACCTCGACGAAGTCTTCGATTCCCTCAACGAGCGATTCTTCCACGGCCTGCTCGGCCGCCCGCAACTCACCTGGAGCGAGCACCATGCGAAGCGCCTGCTGGGCCATTACGATGCCGCGCACAACACCATTGTCGTAAGCCGCGTCTTCGACCGCCCATCGAGCCCGCGGTACGCCATCGAATACCTGCTCTACCACGAGATGCTGCACCTCAAGCATCCGGTCAGCGTACGCGGCACCCGGCGCTGCGTACACAGCGCCGCTTTCAAGGCCGACGAGCGGATGTTCCCTCAGTTGGACGTGGCGCTAGCATTTTTGAAACGACTTTAA
- a CDS encoding alpha-L-fucosidase, whose amino-acid sequence MTTRRDFCQWMAKTASLAMIPSVAAQASAVQASQEPAPAPSARHGRPLLELQQQFLDLRFGMFVHFNMATFQNREWGDPTSPADQFNPTALDTDQWAAAAKSANMTWGCLTTKHHDGFCIWPTATKSASVRLTQHKTDVVRAYVDSFRKANLRVALYFSILDMRDDIRHFNITHDKIQLVKDQLTELFTGYGAVDALIIDGWNAPWSRITYEEMPFTEIYEHIKSMQPDCLVSDLNASQFPAGGLYYSDLKAFEQNAGQKVPPGSDLPAFSCVTLTDGWFWKQSDANGRLKPTATVVDEWLVPLNRRHCNLILNAAPNREGRLAPNVVARLEEIGKAWQHPGPAEKISEHIVITTPNLATGKPIKASSYPDTVGPDLANDGDFRSSWNPDDGLTSAWLQVDLKKEQSFNVLSLVEPVGQWDDYKQSRIKSYKFQAWNGHDWTTLVEGGVPVPVAIHRIPRVTSSQVRLTIESGHDAPHIADLGVYNQ is encoded by the coding sequence ATGACGACTAGAAGAGATTTCTGCCAATGGATGGCCAAGACTGCATCCCTTGCGATGATTCCGTCCGTGGCGGCACAAGCTTCGGCAGTGCAAGCTTCCCAGGAACCCGCTCCTGCGCCATCCGCGCGGCATGGCAGGCCATTGCTTGAATTGCAGCAGCAATTCCTCGACCTTCGCTTCGGCATGTTCGTGCATTTCAATATGGCGACCTTCCAGAATCGCGAATGGGGCGATCCCACATCGCCCGCCGACCAGTTCAATCCCACTGCTCTGGACACGGACCAATGGGCCGCGGCGGCGAAATCCGCCAATATGACATGGGGCTGTCTTACGACGAAGCACCACGACGGCTTTTGCATCTGGCCGACGGCCACCAAAAGCGCAAGCGTGCGCCTGACGCAGCACAAGACCGATGTTGTGCGCGCGTATGTCGACTCGTTCCGCAAGGCGAATCTGCGAGTCGCGCTCTATTTCTCGATTCTGGACATGCGGGACGACATCCGCCACTTCAACATCACGCACGACAAGATTCAACTGGTGAAAGATCAACTGACCGAACTGTTCACCGGCTACGGTGCTGTGGACGCATTGATCATCGACGGATGGAACGCTCCATGGAGCCGCATCACCTACGAAGAGATGCCATTCACCGAGATCTACGAACACATCAAGTCCATGCAGCCCGACTGCCTCGTTTCGGATCTGAATGCAAGTCAGTTCCCTGCAGGCGGTTTGTATTACAGCGACTTGAAGGCCTTTGAACAGAATGCCGGGCAAAAAGTACCGCCGGGGAGCGATCTTCCCGCCTTCTCCTGCGTGACATTGACCGATGGATGGTTCTGGAAGCAGAGCGACGCCAACGGTCGCTTGAAGCCGACTGCAACTGTAGTGGACGAGTGGCTGGTTCCCCTAAACCGCAGGCACTGCAACCTGATTCTCAACGCGGCTCCGAATCGCGAAGGGCGTCTCGCGCCCAATGTCGTCGCGAGGCTGGAGGAGATCGGCAAAGCGTGGCAGCATCCCGGACCTGCCGAGAAGATCAGCGAACACATCGTGATTACCACCCCGAATCTCGCGACCGGCAAGCCTATCAAAGCCAGCTCCTATCCCGACACTGTTGGACCGGATCTGGCCAATGATGGCGATTTTCGATCGAGTTGGAATCCGGATGACGGATTGACCTCGGCCTGGCTGCAGGTCGACCTGAAAAAGGAACAAAGCTTCAACGTGTTGTCGCTCGTCGAGCCGGTCGGTCAATGGGATGACTACAAGCAAAGCCGGATCAAGAGTTACAAATTTCAGGCGTGGAATGGCCACGATTGGACGACTCTCGTCGAGGGCGGCGTCCCTGTTCCGGTCGCGATCCATCGGATTCCGCGCGTGACCTCATCGCAGGTCCGGCTGACAATTGAGTCAGGCCACGACGCTCCACATATTGCAGACCTCGGCGTCTATAACCAGTAA
- the ribB gene encoding 3,4-dihydroxy-2-butanone-4-phosphate synthase, producing the protein MSNRTLSAPFVDVPAALAEFRAGRMLVVVDDEDRENEGDLTLASDFVTPEAINFMARFGRGLICLTLTEERADYLNLLPMTQQNSSRFGTAFTETIEAREGVTTGISAADRAHTIRTAIASGATASDLARPGHIFPLRARKGGVLVRAGQTEASVDLARLSGLTPSGVICEIMNDDGTMARVPDLVRFCAEHGLKMLTVAELIRYRLQNERYITRAAESQIRTRYGDFRMIAYESEVNGGESHVALVHGALCGQVSEQGSSLDGGNGPNASESANPSAKPVLVRVHTRCTAGDIFAADCNCREILDQSMRMIVEAGCGAILYLHNTSRGFEIDATPKIKDDRAKLLLHSDLRAIEAHEDRHKRIVRAVGLGGQILFDLGIRRIRLLSNTPMHIPALEGFGLEIVEQVPIPVASTASVCAS; encoded by the coding sequence ATGTCCAATCGAACTCTTTCCGCCCCATTTGTCGACGTACCGGCCGCCCTGGCGGAATTCCGCGCTGGTCGGATGCTTGTTGTCGTTGATGACGAAGACCGGGAAAATGAAGGCGATCTCACCCTTGCTTCCGACTTCGTGACCCCGGAGGCCATCAACTTCATGGCCAGGTTTGGCCGCGGATTAATCTGCCTCACCCTCACAGAAGAGCGGGCCGACTACCTGAATTTACTGCCGATGACCCAGCAGAACTCCTCCCGTTTCGGGACTGCCTTCACAGAAACCATTGAAGCGCGGGAGGGAGTCACTACCGGCATTTCGGCCGCCGATCGAGCCCACACCATCCGCACAGCCATAGCGTCGGGCGCGACGGCGTCGGACCTCGCCCGTCCTGGCCACATCTTCCCGCTGCGTGCCCGCAAGGGCGGGGTTCTCGTCCGCGCGGGGCAAACCGAGGCGTCTGTTGATTTGGCTCGGCTCTCCGGGCTTACGCCGTCGGGGGTTATCTGCGAGATCATGAACGACGACGGCACTATGGCCCGCGTTCCGGATCTGGTCCGATTCTGCGCCGAGCACGGCCTCAAAATGCTCACCGTCGCAGAACTCATCCGATATCGTCTGCAGAATGAGAGATACATTACCCGCGCGGCGGAGAGCCAGATCCGGACCCGTTATGGCGACTTCCGCATGATCGCTTACGAGAGCGAGGTCAATGGCGGCGAAAGCCACGTGGCGCTGGTTCACGGCGCGCTCTGCGGGCAGGTAAGCGAACAGGGAAGTTCGTTGGACGGCGGAAACGGCCCCAACGCGTCTGAGAGCGCAAATCCGAGCGCAAAGCCGGTTTTGGTCCGCGTTCACACGCGCTGCACTGCCGGCGACATCTTTGCAGCCGACTGCAACTGCCGCGAGATCCTCGATCAGTCGATGCGCATGATTGTCGAGGCCGGCTGCGGCGCGATCCTCTATCTGCACAACACCAGCCGGGGATTCGAAATCGACGCGACGCCGAAGATCAAAGACGACAGGGCGAAGCTGCTGCTCCACTCCGATTTGCGCGCGATCGAGGCTCACGAAGACCGGCACAAGCGCATCGTCCGCGCCGTAGGTCTCGGCGGCCAGATTCTCTTCGACCTTGGTATCCGGCGAATCCGACTGCTGTCGAATACGCCGATGCATATTCCAGCTTTGGAGGGGTTTGGCCTGGAGATTGTCGAGCAAGTGCCGATCCCCGTGGCGAGTACAGCTTCGGTCTGCGCCTCGTAG
- a CDS encoding J domain-containing protein, protein MKPPNHYEFLQISPNAEQDTIHRVYRFLATRLHPDNPETGDADKFFQLKQAYDVLSNPTRRAAYDTAWQTGIPEPEPLSTSIDFMDDKEGELNRRLAVLAMLYIRRRTTPESPEVSLYEVEARMGFPREYLDFTIWYLQKKGYIARADNAQFTLTVDGVDFVETQRMSTPILQKLLTSATEPYSTDQPRSDQPAEPVESIQSIHARGNGVGERRSRGERRKRSA, encoded by the coding sequence TTGAAACCTCCCAACCACTACGAATTCCTTCAAATCAGTCCGAACGCTGAGCAGGACACCATCCACCGCGTCTACCGGTTTCTGGCGACCCGCCTTCATCCGGACAACCCGGAGACGGGCGACGCAGACAAGTTCTTCCAGTTAAAGCAAGCGTATGACGTGCTGTCGAACCCAACCCGTCGCGCAGCGTACGACACCGCATGGCAGACGGGGATTCCAGAGCCAGAGCCGCTTTCCACTTCCATCGACTTCATGGACGATAAAGAAGGCGAGTTGAACCGGCGGCTGGCCGTGCTTGCGATGCTGTATATCCGTCGACGCACAACCCCTGAGTCTCCCGAAGTTTCGCTTTACGAAGTGGAAGCACGCATGGGGTTTCCGCGCGAATATCTCGATTTCACTATCTGGTATCTCCAAAAGAAGGGCTACATAGCCCGGGCGGATAACGCACAATTCACGCTGACCGTGGACGGGGTAGATTTCGTGGAGACGCAGCGAATGAGTACTCCGATACTGCAAAAGCTGCTGACCAGCGCCACGGAGCCTTATTCCACGGACCAGCCGCGCAGCGATCAACCGGCTGAACCCGTCGAGTCCATCCAGTCCATTCACGCCCGCGGCAACGGCGTTGGAGAAAGGCGCTCACGGGGAGAACGGCGGAAGCGCTCAGCCTGA
- the hutH gene encoding histidine ammonia-lyase, producing METAIPKATLIDPLILDGRALTLAEIESVACKLRPVAIAPEAIIRVAQSRQVIASILETGQTVYGVNTGFGKLADVRIPAEHLAQLQTNLVRSHACGLGEPLSEPESRAMLLLRANVLAKGHSGIRPELLQLLVAMLNAQVHPVIPAKGSVGASGDLAPLAHLALVVIGEGEAVYQGRRMPGAEALSAAGLIPLTLAAKEGLALLNGTQAMTAVGALSVVHASRLVRFADLAGAMSLEALKGTPVAFDPRIHLARPHVGQIASAANLRAILEGSEIRESHIANDPRVQDAYCLRCMPQVHGAVRGALDHVASILEIESGCATDNPLVFAAEQGTGLGIDAEVLSGGNFHGAPLSYAFDYAAIALTDLASISERRIDRLINPDINEGLPAFLCADAGLSSGYMIAHVTAAALLNECKVLAHPSSTDSVPTSGGKEDHVSMGMTGALKLRQIAHNLELILAIEMMCAAQGLDYRLPLRPSPAVARAQATIRNAVPHLDEDRVPAPDIEAVARLLRSNAL from the coding sequence ATGGAAACTGCAATTCCCAAGGCCACCCTGATAGATCCCCTGATTCTGGACGGCCGCGCACTCACCCTCGCCGAAATAGAATCCGTAGCCTGCAAACTCCGCCCAGTCGCTATCGCTCCGGAAGCCATCATCCGTGTCGCGCAAAGCCGACAGGTGATCGCATCGATCCTTGAGACCGGCCAGACGGTCTATGGTGTAAATACCGGCTTTGGCAAGCTTGCCGACGTCCGCATCCCTGCCGAGCATCTTGCCCAACTCCAGACAAATCTCGTTCGCAGCCATGCCTGCGGTCTCGGCGAGCCACTCTCCGAGCCGGAGTCCCGCGCGATGCTGCTCCTGCGCGCCAACGTGCTAGCCAAAGGGCACAGCGGAATTCGTCCCGAGCTGCTGCAACTGCTCGTAGCCATGCTCAATGCGCAGGTTCACCCTGTAATCCCGGCGAAAGGCTCAGTGGGGGCCAGCGGCGATCTCGCTCCGCTCGCACATCTTGCGCTGGTCGTCATCGGCGAAGGAGAAGCCGTCTACCAGGGCAGGCGAATGCCGGGAGCTGAGGCCCTTTCCGCAGCTGGACTCATCCCATTGACGCTTGCTGCCAAGGAGGGCCTCGCATTGCTCAACGGCACCCAGGCGATGACTGCGGTCGGCGCACTTTCCGTTGTCCACGCCAGCCGCCTCGTGCGCTTCGCTGATCTTGCCGGAGCGATGTCGCTTGAAGCGTTGAAGGGCACGCCGGTCGCCTTCGATCCTCGCATCCACCTGGCCCGGCCCCACGTCGGCCAGATCGCCTCCGCTGCCAATCTCCGCGCGATCCTGGAAGGTAGCGAAATTCGCGAATCCCATATTGCTAACGACCCTCGCGTCCAGGATGCTTACTGCCTGCGCTGCATGCCCCAGGTCCACGGAGCTGTGCGCGGCGCCCTCGACCATGTCGCCAGCATTCTCGAAATCGAATCCGGCTGCGCGACCGACAACCCGCTGGTATTTGCCGCAGAGCAGGGAACAGGGCTGGGAATTGACGCGGAAGTTCTCTCCGGGGGCAACTTTCACGGCGCGCCCCTCAGCTATGCCTTCGACTACGCAGCCATCGCCCTCACGGACCTCGCCAGCATCAGCGAGCGTCGCATAGACCGGCTCATCAATCCCGACATCAACGAGGGCCTTCCCGCCTTCCTCTGCGCGGATGCAGGTCTATCCAGCGGATACATGATCGCTCACGTCACGGCCGCCGCGCTTCTGAACGAATGCAAAGTCCTCGCCCACCCGTCCAGCACGGACTCCGTACCGACTTCCGGCGGCAAAGAGGACCACGTTTCCATGGGTATGACGGGTGCTCTCAAACTTCGTCAGATCGCCCACAATCTCGAGCTCATCCTGGCCATCGAAATGATGTGCGCCGCGCAAGGCCTCGATTACCGACTCCCCCTGCGACCCAGCCCGGCAGTAGCCCGCGCTCAAGCGACAATCCGCAACGCCGTTCCGCACCTCGACGAGGACCGTGTTCCCGCTCCCGATATCGAGGCTGTAGCCAGGCTTCTCCGCTCGAACGCACTTTGA
- a CDS encoding Lrp/AsnC family transcriptional regulator, with the protein MDSFGRRLLAELQDNARLSTAELARRVGLSPTATAERLKQMEEVGIVRGYTVEMDREALGLEVLAFIRMTCDGQHYFRLMEFVQTLEEVRECHHLTGGDAFLLKVTTTSMAALEVLIEALLPYGNPVTSVVLSTPVERRKYSLDGKNASKLPAIPRKRSAWSGRR; encoded by the coding sequence ATGGACAGCTTTGGGCGCCGCCTTCTGGCCGAGCTGCAGGACAACGCGCGGCTTTCGACCGCCGAATTGGCTCGCCGTGTGGGGCTGAGTCCGACAGCTACTGCGGAGCGACTGAAGCAGATGGAAGAAGTGGGCATCGTACGTGGCTACACGGTAGAGATGGACCGCGAAGCGCTCGGGCTGGAGGTGCTCGCGTTTATCCGCATGACCTGCGATGGGCAGCACTACTTCCGGCTGATGGAGTTTGTGCAGACACTGGAGGAGGTGCGCGAGTGCCATCATCTGACAGGCGGGGACGCATTTCTGCTCAAAGTGACCACCACTTCCATGGCCGCGCTGGAGGTGCTGATCGAGGCGCTGCTACCGTATGGAAATCCGGTGACAAGTGTAGTACTGTCAACCCCGGTTGAGCGGCGAAAGTATTCGCTCGATGGAAAGAATGCCAGCAAACTCCCAGCCATTCCGAGAAAGCGGAGCGCGTGGAGCGGACGCCGGTAG